ATATCTATTGAAGACCGAGGTAACATTCCACCTGTAGAACGTCCAATATTTTCCATATTCTTGTACAAGTAAGCCTATTTCTTACCCTTGTCATCTGTTTTTCGTCCACAGTCTGTACTGCTTGTCCACTGTCTCCCGTGTATTTACACATTTCCATGTGTACTTTGTGTAGTATTTTGTTGCAGCACTGCAATAAAGTGATTATGTTATGATGCAACCTTGCGTTTATTGATATTTCGTTGATGGGTTTGAGCAGACGTTACACCCATTGATGTTAGTCTTAACGTCGTTGATCAGAATTGGAGAAGGATGGTCTCCTTCCAGGAGATGTAAGAAGACAACGCACGCACCACATCCTTGAGGATTGATGGTTTCAGACCGAGTCACCTAGTTGCCAACAGACGGACGAGGTCTTCCACATGGCCGACAATTCTCAGGAGATTGTCTCAAGATGACAAAGTCGGGCAGTGTTGGATTCACAGCCATCTGTTGCAACATCACAACCTCGTCAGGTCAACCAGGAGGCCCTTGAGACAGGTCGGCACATTTTGAAGTCTAAAAGGGTCTCGTCAGGTAAAacaggacagagtcacaacctcaGACAATTTCACAAACAAGGGACAGTGAAGTTTCACAAAGACATCCTTGCTAACAAATGGGGACATCAAAGACAACTTTGTCTTCAAACTGCACTGCCAAATTCGCCGGTTTCTCCTTACTGCATGGGGCAAAGACCACTGTGGTGATGCATCCTACCTTTTGGGAGACTGGGATGCTTTATATGAAACAGTGAGGTCTCTGGATTTTGACGGATTCCCCCATTCTGAAGGATTGATTGCTGGTCAAAGCAAGAGTACAATCACAACacagaacaacaaaataagtatACATTCTTTATTCTATTTGTTAAAGCAATATGTATATGCAAAATCAACAAGTATAGTTTACACACCTCCACTCCACATGTCAAAACCTAATGCCAAAGGAAAACTGCACCTCTCAGACAGCCGGTTTGCTCTTGAAGAGTCAACTCCACAGTAAGTCCTTGGACATAACATTTTGACATGCAGAGGTTGAGTGTACACTGGTGCCGTGTTCcaataacaaaacaaacaaaatgagaTGGAATGGCAGACATAACTCTAAACTTCATGAGTAAACAACTGTATTTGTTAAATCCATGAAATAATCCCTGCAGACTCTTTAATTTCACAGGTCACATGTCTCACTGAAGTTTAAACCTATATCTAACGACTCCAACGTGAAAAACTATACAATTGATTACAGAAATGTCAACGAAAGTAACATCAGAAGTCAACAAAGCCCCGCAAACCACAGAGATTTGGGGAGCCCACCttgacaccttcagcgccaaaccacgtagatctacgtggccaaatcccctcccctttgagccggttatcggagtctcatggacttcatggaagaactacgccatcgccatcttcagggcaaggtagaaactgaaaataccgtttggtctcttcagttcctacctagccctgaagatggcgatggcgtggttcggcgctgaaggtgttaaaaggTTGAATCAATTTACTTCAACAAATCAAATTTTAACAAAGAGTATTTACAAAATGCCCAGAAAAAGTACACTCTTGCCATTCAGACAAATGCCCCATCTCCCATGTTTCCATGGCCTACCTGAAACATCAGATTGCTGAACATAACTAAGGAAGTAGCCCATCTAATCCTGCACCTTTCTCAGGCTCATTCGCAGGTCGGTTTTTAACCAGAAAAACAACCTATGATGGGCCAAGAAATGAAGATGGTGATAAGGACCGAGACTAATCTAAGTCACAATCACTGCAATTTATAAACTGATGACTTACCGGTATcgatatgataataataataatcatgattTACACTTCTACaactaaaacatgtaaaaactGTCCCAGATGTAATATATCAACTCACTGGTATGATAACACCACTTATAAATCtatttatacatacatgtattattataaTACATATCCATTGGCAGGACTCTGGTCTTCCCGATTCATACAAACATACCATTGCTATTaattcaaattcatttcaaCCAAAATCTCCTCGAAATATACAACTCTCCTAGTCAGAAGATAAAGAAATTTACAGGACCATTGTAGTTTCCAATCCATCACACAATAAACATTACGTCTCATCAATCATCGGAGAACTCGTCATCAATGAGTTAACAAGACTGGTCGAGTTCAGTCGTTTGTTCCGCACAGAAACTGCGGCTCATAACTCACACATGTCGACAACATCACATTAGGTTATGTTGGTTGGCTTCATTGTTTGGATGCATCAGCAGTAGAGTTGTTACCCTCCGTGGTCAGGACAAAAGCCTTGGCCAGAATAGCTGCAGCCTCTGTTCTTGCCACAGCCGCTGCAGCCTCAGATCTAACTGACCCAGTGTCTACTGTAACAGGACCCACATCAGACGACCTTTCAGGCAATGCACTTACCGTGGGGGTAGAACTTCCAGTCGTAGTAAACTTGATAGGGCCTGATATTGGGACGCCAACAGGGAACTGATGAGCTGGGGACTGGAGCGGTTGGAGAGAGAGTAGCTGCATGCCGTGGGGTTGGACTGTGTGGAGCTGAAGGGTCTGGCCTGGCAATCCCTGCAGGGTATGCCCGGGGAGGCCTGTCAACTGGGAGAGGGTGGTGGCAAACAGAGGCTGGCAGGAGACGGGGGAGGTCAGGGGTTGGGAGAGGGAGGACAGGGACTGGGGAAGGGATACCAAGGTCTGTGGCAGGGATGCAAGGTTCTGCGGGAGAGATGTCAGGGTGTGGGGGATGGAGGTCAGGGACTGTGGTAAGGACGTCAGGGTACGGGGCACAGAGGTCAAAGCTTGGGACAAAGATGTCAAAGTTTGAGGGATAGAGCTCAAGCTGAATGGCGATGACGCTGGGATTTGGATCTGCTGAGGTAGGCCTGGTAAATCAGACGGCCGATGGATGACATGTGTACCAGGTAGAACCATTTGAGGTGTTCCATGGACTGTGCGCAGCTGCTCATGGACAGCAGACATCAACGGCTGCGAGACTGATCTGACAACCGTCGTTGCCGGCAGCGACACTGGGATGTGCGCTGGTTCACAACCACGCTCGGCTAGATTAACGACCTCCTCCACAGGTTTACTAACAATAGGTGGCATGGTCGCATCCGCAATACTTTCCACCATAACTTTTGGCGCAACAGTCTTGCCCATAACTAACGGTCTGAGTTCTGCCAATTTTGGCGACAATCGGCCATCGTCTGGAGACTCCATCACCGGTTGTATGACTCTATAAGTCTGACAATGGCCCTTAGGTGGCGTTGTATCAGATTCATCCCCCCTCGTTTCACCGGTGTCTTTATCCTCGATACTTGAGTTCCCCTCTTCATCCAGCTCCAAACATTCCTCATAATCTTCATCCTCTACTTCACACTTGATCCTCGGATGTTCACCATTCTCGTGCTCCAAAACATGCTCGACAAACAAGCTATGGTCTTTGAACAAACGATTACATGACTGACACTCGAACATCTCCAACTGGTCACCAGCAGTCGGACCAGACGTCTGATGCGTCTGAAGATGAAGATCAAAACTACTGAAAAATTTGAATCGTTTCCCACACTGTGAACATTCATACTGGGCGTGTCGCTCGTCCTTAGATATTGCATGACGTCCTTTAATCCTTGCCTGTGATTGGTGGACGCTGAGATACTTTTTCGATGCGAACGATCGCCCACAATCGCACACATACGGTTTGGATGTTGAATGTTGTCTAATATGGACAGTCAGGTCTCCTTTGTAGGTGTACGTCCTACCACAAATGCTGCATTTATATGGCTTTTGTTTTGTATGTGACCGGATATGCTCCATCAATTtactgaaatatttgaaatgttttccGCAATATTCACAAGCGCGTACCTGGGTCTCACCTGCCTCATCTTTGTACACATAGTCCTGTGGAGAAATACACTTCTGTGTATCATGGtcaacaataatcaaaccattAATAGTCTCCTTGGACAGATGTCCCAGATTGAACTGTTTTACTTTCTCAGTGTCCATGATAGATTTGACGAGATCGCTGACTTCTCCCGGTGAATGTTTCGATTCAGTACTGCCAGGAGTCGTAGGTGGGCCAGAGGTTACAGGTGTCCCCGGCTCTTGTTTCAGCCCAAGCTGATTCAGCGGCATATTTTTCATCTGCCAGGCTAACATTTTGTATCCAGCAGCGCTATCTTTGTACGCCGCACTATCCATTGGGATGCTACTGTAGTTAACGGGTAGGCCGCTAGAGGGCAGAGCAGATGCTGGACTGCCAGGGAGAATCTGACCTCCAGTGGTGCATACTTTAGGCTCGCCAATGATCTCAGCATCTTTCGCCTCCGCATGAGTTATAGGCAATGGCAGCGGCAGGACGGATGGCCGTTGAACGTTCGTGTGCATGTAGTCCATGGCCACAGGGGTACCAGAACTGGTTGCAAACACTGGCTTCATTCCCAAGATAGCCGGTGAACTAACGgtgcctggttgtgacaaataGTCAGAGAACGTGTGCGCAACATGCTGGCCTAACTTTATCACAGGAGATGGCAGAGAAGTTGGACTTTGTAACAGTTCAATTTTCTGGTCTTTCAACTTAAAAGACGGCGGGCCTGACAGAGATTGTGTTGGCGTACCCACTGGGAGTGAGGTATTTACATGAAGTTCTAGTTTCGACGAGTTGTGATGCGCCCCAGTTGCGAAGACAGTAGGTGTTTTCAGATCAGTGTCCACACTCGCCTGCCTCATCAGACCGATGCGTTCCAAACTCGGTGTACGCTGAAGTTGCCCCGCTGTAACAAAATTTGGCACAAGCATTGCTGTAGAGGGCGTACCAGGAGTGTTGGAACCTTGCAAAATATCACGGATCACAGAAGACGAACTTCCAGTCGAATTGGTGCGCAAACGTTCAACGCTTTTCTCTCGTTGAAAAATCATGTTTCGTACTCTGTCTTTTACAGTAAAACGTCCTTTAGGGTCATTGCCCACATCTTTATCACTGCTATCTTGCTTTTCTTCCTTACTATTCTCGTCTCCATTTCCTGAAGAGCTGTCTTGTCGTCTGCTATCGACACCTTCCTCTTTACTTACATTTGGTGAATCTCTCGCAACTGGTTGCTCACCACCAACATCAGTGCCACGTTGTTGAACGTGCTCAGAGCTCACTGGCTGCAAATTACCCACACCACTACCAGAGGGCACTGCTTTTAGACTATCCGAACCAGCATTAGAATCCTGTTTCAGCAAACGAATTTCACGGCAGTATTCAAATTTGTTCCGTTTACGTAGCGGGCCGTCGCGATGTGGATCATGTGGTTCTTTAACCTCTCTAACATCGTGAGCACTAGTAGTCGTCACGGTTGACCTGGTGCCACCTAGAGGTGCTGAGGACTTGTTATAATCAACTGAAGATCCCTCGTTAACCGGTGGGGAAGGCAACCCAGCGAAACCCTGATTTTCAGTGACGCTCACCTTCCGTAAAATCTGGCGTGCACTGCGCTGAACGTTTTTTATAATATCTTCCGGGTCGTCGATATTTGAAAGCTTTCTCTTCACCGTGGCAGACAGTGGTTCTAAACTGTGTCCATCACTTGTGCTGTCTGTTCTCTCTCGCTGGACATGCCCATCACCAAGACTCGAGCCCCTCATATCGACCGGCTCTGACATCTCACTGTCATGGCGATTCAGCAGCGCCCGCCTGAGATGCAAGTCCCGACCATCAACCGAAGGAACTTCCATCTGTTCATGAATGGACCTTGTCCCCAGGTGTCCAGAAATAGCACTCTTCGCCAAAAGCTGAGCGCTACATAACTGATCACCACCACCTGACTCGGACACAGGAGGACTAAGTTGATTACTTCCACCAGATGGAGGCCCAGGTTGTCCAAAACTTCGACTATCCGTAGGTGTTGTGGGTCCACCGTATCCACCTGCAGGCTGGAACGACTTGGACATTCCTCTCAAACTCGACACATCAGCTGCCTTGCTTAGCAACTGCGCAATCTGGATAGCGAAAGCTGGATGGGTATCTGACGTGACACAAATCGTGCCCTCGATGTGGATTTGGTACTTGTGAGGTACTTCTTTCGTACAAATCTGACAAATGACTTCAGTGAGTAGGAGTTTCATGCGGTCGCGGAGGTCTGGCGCGTATACCATAGTTGCACGTTTAACCGGGATGGTACATCACATCGGCGGGCCTACAACGAGAGAAGGAGTCAAACATATTAGCAGCAATGACAATAGTCCTGTCCTACAGAAGCTCAGGATCAGAAGCAACTCAGAGGGTCCAACAGTTTTGGTGGTATCCAGGTGAACATGTAGTGAGAGATAAGGAGCAAGTTTGATACAGACTCCAACTTAGAGTTAGAGTGCCAATGGTACTGTGAGATAGCAGAGACACCCTTTGGCAACTTCATGTAACTTCGCCTGGTCGAACTTGCTCAACTGTCTATTGTCCATGTCTATGAGGAAGTGTCACTTTCTAGGAAGTCAATGGGTTTATGGAGAATTGGGACAGTTCCTGTAGTACCAATAACACAACCAGGCAGAGGTTGGAGTAGCCTAGATTTTCATAGGCGGCTGTTTTCTGAAATTTCTGGTCACAAGTATTTCATCTTACACAATTTACTTGGCAAAGATTTTTCCCCAAAGCCAAGGGGAGTACTTTACAGTAAATCCACACCATCAATGCCTATGGCAGAATCAAAACTGTACATCAGGCATGTTCAAGGATTCCTGCTAGCTTGTGATCCTAGGAAAATATTGCGCTATTCTTAGCACTGACAACAGGAATTATGCTATAAATAGCCTCGTACATCGAGGAGGTATTATTAGCAAATGTCAGCCGTACATGCAAGATATGAAGGAACTATTTGTATAGATATTAGCTTTAGCTATACTCTGCACCATAGTTACATTCAACCGATGTTTGCTGCGATAGAGGTAAACAGCCTGTGCAAGTTAGGCCTActcatctgtcatgtctgtttaTAGGAAGGTAGCCCATGTACTTTCAAACCTCGATTGAAAACACTCCTTTTATCCACACATCATTCCCAAAATGCAAGCTGATTATCTGATTCTCTCAGGAAGCCAACCCCAAACCACAGTTTACGTCTTACAATGGCATTGTAACATGCCTTGCCAGAGGCTGCTCACAGGGCTGCTACACTTTATAATGATGAAGTAGCTATTAAAATCACTTTGCCAACGATCATCATCCCCAATGGATTGTAAAGTGTCTTGCCTTAGGTTACACACAGCCCTTTGCCAAAGTTGAAGGCAATGTGTCACGTTTGCAAACAGGACACAAACGAGTAAAGCGCCATGACCCGAGatggggatacacagaaaataAAGTTCCCATGGTTACATAGCAACTTTCTAAATTTGTGTTATGATTTCTGTTATTTTATCACCTGTACAACCACTCCCCTGGCACCAACATGACTAACATCTCGGATCAATGATTTTCTATCTAGTTTTCTGACCGCAGAGGGTTAAATATAGCAATGAACTAGCATCATCAATGTCTATTTATATCATGATGTGCAGCCTACCTAGCCATCCTAGAAATAAGTGAATGCACACAATCTGTGTGGGAGTGAACCCACACTAGGAGAGAATGCCAAAGGCTGTTGCTATAAAATGATGAAGATCCATCGAACAGAACCGCCCTTTCCTATGCATACTAAAGACCGTTCTGGTAGACCTCAAAAGATGTCTGTATTTTCAGTCTACGCGAGATGCCAACCAgggaccaccagcttggtcgctTTTAAGATTGATAAAGTTACAAGTTATCAAATCAAACCGCACATCATCATAAAAGAATGGGCCAGTGAAAACTGTAGGCCTATCACACTACTGGTAACCTCATAAACGAATGGGCCAGTGAAAACTGTAGGCCTATCACACTACTGGTAACCTCATAAACGAATGGGCCAGTGAAAACTGTAGGCCTATCACACTACTGGTaaccttaccccccccccccccccacccccatcgGGAATCAATCACAATGGGAGTCAAATCAAAACCTAACAACTTTtactgatagtgatagcctAAGATTGATTTCATATGCTGAAAGAAATGATCACATTTTCCAGTAATAAATCATGACCTACTTTAattggtttccatggaaacataTCTGCATGACATCTATCAACAGACTGGTCATTTACTTTTTGTTGTTCGAGGAAAAATCGATTAAATGTTCTGAGTAAATGTATCATGATTAGAGAGAAAGTCCTGGGTTAGAGCTATAAACAGTTATGTTATATCAGCCAGGCAAAGTCCTTCAAAACCTTTTCGTCTGATTAAATTCAATTCAAGAACAAACTAACGATACATGTACAAACTGTCCTATTTTcactcaaatcaaaaaccaaggCTGAAAGTTTCGAGTTCGCAGCAAAGCTGGTTGTTCTGTTTCTGATGAGATGAGCCTAAGGTTACTGTCACCTTGGTCAAGGAACTTGGCTTCCATTGCCACAGATTTTGACAACCTGATGTCATTGAGTGCTGCACATGAGCATCACTGATTGCTGAGCTGGCTGGTGGGGCATGGACCATGGCAATGCAGGGGATGCATGGGGAcaaggagggggagggggaccAGATTTGTCATTTCACGTTTTTAAATCACAAATCGCCCAACGACCCAATTACAGGTACTCGAAGTGGAAGAAATTAGCCAGCATACTCATTGCCTTTCACTCCAGAACAAATTCATGTAATACCATTCAGTTTTCGATAAGCTTTTAGAGTTGAATACCTCGCCATGCATGTATGGTTGGTGTATTGATCACGATCCCACACCTGTTACAATAAGGCCTTCTTGGTGTATAGTTCTCTTCATAGGCCTGGCACTACAGCGGTACTGTTCTGATTGAGGGCCTTGGTTGGGCAAAAGGCATGACTCAAGAAAGCGTTGACTTCAAACTACACTTTATCAGCATCCTTTTTGAACACCCCTGTTGAATAGCTCTTGAAGTGTTCATCCAGCtaccaaaaaagttagatttttccaaCAGATCTACCACCCACTCACTCACTTGTGTGACCCCCATAGCACATTTTTACAGATCAGACTTTGAGATGTGATGAATGAATCTCACTGAGAACAATTTGGCACTATTCAGGTCAGTGGCACAACTTCTCGAATGTTAACAACTAACTCCTCATTCATGTTTTTCTGCAGCCTGTATAGGGCCTAGTAGCCTACTCTCAACTAGGCTTACATCTAGTAGTACACTACTACAACATAGGCTTATTCTGTTTACATTCCTTCGCAAACGCGCAAGCCAAAAATACCAAACAGAACTCCAACAAACCATTCAAATTGATCTGTAAATCGTATTGGCCTTATAGACGACTCCCACATGTCCCAGGCCAACCGACATGCTTCATCACCACAACTGGGTGGCTAATTTTGAATTCTCCCCTGTCGGAAGCCATGAAACTTCCGCCCTCAACTTGGCACCACAGCCGCGTTCCGGACGTCGTTTCTCCATTTAGTCCTGGGAATCATCTACATCACAGTAATTACAAGACTAGCATGATTCAACAAGAATTTCGATTTCTAAAGCGCCTTTGATTTGTCAACGAGTTGAAGACAAGTCCAAAACTTCCCAGTCACAAgcttgtgggggggggggttcgtcTTGGAATAGTCGTCACTAGTCTTGCCTTTCAGGAAGCGACAACTGAAGACACACATTGGTAGTGAATGaaaagtgacttgccaaagggCAGAAACAACAATCGGAGTACTGACTGGCAAAACAATACTGACAACAAAAAAGAAACTaataaatttgaaatgtctGCCCTACTGACCTACTGGCCGGAGTTTTTATGAATAAATAGAATCTACATTCCATGAAATAAGGCCACCAATATTATCTGTGCACAAATAACAATGGCAGGAGGATTCCATaaattttgtaataaaaatAACGAGGCCAGCATGACTGACATTGTAAACATTATTATCAGTAACCTGGCATTTGGCTTGTTGTGCTCAGTCCCCCATCACAAAATGTCAAATAGGGCCTATTCACCTGCTAACCCAAAAAGACTATCCAAGATTCCCCACATGCCCTACTTCCATTTCAGACTTGTTGACAATAAAAGATTGAAGACATTTCTTTTAATAGCACTATCAACCTGTCCTCATCATATTGAAATTCAGACATCAAGTCAAGATCAAGTTCTGGCATAACCACAACCACAACAGGCTTGTTGACAAAACAATGACCTTATCTAAACGCATgggagggagtaagtatgtatgagtgaaatggcctgatattgtcaggatgggtCGGCTTACTGACAcctctgacgtgttctgaggagtgtgcgcatttgatttgttttggcgctgatttgtcttcttcgaaaaggcctatacCTTAGAGTTTAGGCTGGTTACTACAGAAAATCCACTGCATTTGATTTGTAccaactggttgtttccattggcattgcatttgacctctgtaa
This genomic window from Lineus longissimus chromosome 13, tnLinLong1.2, whole genome shotgun sequence contains:
- the LOC135498264 gene encoding uncharacterized protein LOC135498264: MVYAPDLRDRMKLLLTEVICQICTKEVPHKYQIHIEGTICVTSDTHPAFAIQIAQLLSKAADVSSLRGMSKSFQPAGGYGGPTTPTDSRSFGQPGPPSGGSNQLSPPVSESGGGDQLCSAQLLAKSAISGHLGTRSIHEQMEVPSVDGRDLHLRRALLNRHDSEMSEPVDMRGSSLGDGHVQRERTDSTSDGHSLEPLSATVKRKLSNIDDPEDIIKNVQRSARQILRKVSVTENQGFAGLPSPPVNEGSSVDYNKSSAPLGGTRSTVTTTSAHDVREVKEPHDPHRDGPLRKRNKFEYCREIRLLKQDSNAGSDSLKAVPSGSGVGNLQPVSSEHVQQRGTDVGGEQPVARDSPNVSKEEGVDSRRQDSSSGNGDENSKEEKQDSSDKDVGNDPKGRFTVKDRVRNMIFQREKSVERLRTNSTGSSSSVIRDILQGSNTPGTPSTAMLVPNFVTAGQLQRTPSLERIGLMRQASVDTDLKTPTVFATGAHHNSSKLELHVNTSLPVGTPTQSLSGPPSFKLKDQKIELLQSPTSLPSPVIKLGQHVAHTFSDYLSQPGTVSSPAILGMKPVFATSSGTPVAMDYMHTNVQRPSVLPLPLPITHAEAKDAEIIGEPKVCTTGGQILPGSPASALPSSGLPVNYSSIPMDSAAYKDSAAGYKMLAWQMKNMPLNQLGLKQEPGTPVTSGPPTTPGSTESKHSPGEVSDLVKSIMDTEKVKQFNLGHLSKETINGLIIVDHDTQKCISPQDYVYKDEAGETQVRACEYCGKHFKYFSKLMEHIRSHTKQKPYKCSICGRTYTYKGDLTVHIRQHSTSKPYVCDCGRSFASKKYLSVHQSQARIKGRHAISKDERHAQYECSQCGKRFKFFSSFDLHLQTHQTSGPTAGDQLEMFECQSCNRLFKDHSLFVEHVLEHENGEHPRIKCEVEDEDYEECLELDEEGNSSIEDKDTGETRGDESDTTPPKGHCQTYRVIQPVMESPDDGRLSPKLAELRPLVMGKTVAPKVMVESIADATMPPIVSKPVEEVVNLAERGCEPAHIPVSLPATTVVRSVSQPLMSAVHEQLRTVHGTPQMVLPGTHVIHRPSDLPGLPQQIQIPASSPFSLSSIPQTLTSLSQALTSVPRTLTSLPQSLTSIPHTLTSLPQNLASLPQTLVSLPQSLSSLSQPLTSPVSCQPLFATTLSQLTGLPGHTLQGLPGQTLQLHTVQPHGMQLLSLQPLQSPAHQFPVGVPISGPIKFTTTGSSTPTVSALPERSSDVGPVTVDTGSVRSEAAAAVARTEAAAILAKAFVLTTEGNNSTADASKQ